AGATGCAAAATCAGAAGAGTTATTTATTACACAACAAAAGAAAAAGTGCAATAGAGAAACAAACTGAAGACTTAATACACTTGTGCATATTCATTTACATTGGCTGGTTGACAAATTCTTTAATTAATAAATATCTTACAATTCATAGTTGCGAATATAAAATAATTAAATTTAATTTAACAATTAAAATATTAAAAAGCATCTACATAAGAAGTTTTACTACAATCGCAAATATAAATCTTTTGAAACCAACGAGAAGATTTATAAAAAACTGTTAGCATTTTAAATTCTGACAAAAAACAAGCATTTTCAAAGCATTTAGCGATAAAGCGCTAAGTGACGCCGAATATTATTAACTGAAGTTAGCGCTTTATGTTACTGGCAAGCTTAATAAGATTATCGAGTCAAATACCGACTTATCCACCAACGTGTGACCTGCAAAATTTATGGTGAAGATAATAGCATTGAGGAATGCACTAAACTATTCACAGAAGCAACCAAACTTAGATTAAAATAAAAAACCTCGAAAGCATTTTCGAGGTTTCAATTTTTGAACAATAAATTATCCTATCTTTTCTTTCGTTCGTTTATAAAAGTAGACAACACTTCCAATTATCAAAAGAATAAGTATTGGGTAAAAATAATTTACAACATAATATGTATCACCAATATTTAAGTTAAAATAGTAATCAGAGAAGTAAAAAAAAACAAAAAGTACAATACCAATTGTTAAGAACACTAAAAATTTATTCCTCATTTTCTGTCATTATTAAATTATTAAAAAAAGCGTTGAACATCTTAAAATAGCCAAAGTCCGCTTCCTGGAAACTGACATCTTCTATAACAAAGTTATACAATTCTTTAGGAAATTTACTATAAAGAAGTTTTTTCTCGATAATAGATTCTATTTCAAATATAATTTCTTTTAATTTTCGCCTCTCCAAATTAGCTTCCTGCAATTCAGAAATTCTCGATTCTGAAAAAAAAAGCTCAATCATATTCTTTTGACATTTAATCGCATAATAGGGTACAATTACACTTATTAATAATGAAATTGTATACATTTCACCATCTTCAATAAGCGTTACATTAAATGTCATACA
The Flavobacterium humidisoli DNA segment above includes these coding regions:
- a CDS encoding YopX family protein, producing MINKVLKNLAYLLYPRNLSFDKENSRYIASDEYLRLNQIIGKFDSEIKEIFSKDILKEFENDYTLKNFTDNTLFNWGDRCMTFNVTLIEDGEMYTISLLISVIVPYYAIKCQKNMIELFFSESRISELQEANLERRKLKEIIFEIESIIEKKLLYSKFPKELYNFVIEDVSFQEADFGYFKMFNAFFNNLIMTENEE